The Quercus robur chromosome 7, dhQueRobu3.1, whole genome shotgun sequence genome has a segment encoding these proteins:
- the LOC126692148 gene encoding F-box/kelch-repeat protein At1g57790-like, which translates to MAGKRRRKLKSLAETISGNKRIATKEKREKLELQTWSDLPTELLEVIVSRLTLEDNVRASVVCKRWHSVAISVRVVNQSPWLMYFPKYGNLYEFYDPSLRKTHSIELPELNGTRVCYTKDGWLLLYRPRSHRMFFFNPFSHEVIKLPRFELTYQIVAFSCAPTSSNCMLFTVKHVSPTIVAISTCHPGATEWVTVNYPNRLPFVSSIWNKLVFCNGLFYCLSLTGWLGVFDPLEHTWSVLSVPPPKCPDNFFAKNWWKGKFMAEHKGEILVIYTCSSENPIIFKLDRTKMIWEEMKALDGVTLFASFLSSHSRTDLSGLMRNSVYFPKVRFYGKRCISYSLDNCRYYPRKQCHDWGEQDPFENIWIEPPQGFLSFTEEI; encoded by the exons ATGGCTGGCAAAAGGAGAAGAAAGCTCAAATC GTTAGCGGAAACAATCAGCGGGAATAAAAGAATTGCAAcgaaggaaaagagagaaaaattggaGCTGCAGACTTGGTCTGACCTTCCTACAGAACTTCTGGAAGTGATTGTGTCCCGTCTAACCCTAGAGGACAATGTGCGTGCCTCTGTTGTTTGCAAAAGATGGCACTCAGTTGCAATTTCTGTCCGTGTAGTAAATCAATCACCATGGCTTATGTACTTCCCAAAATATGGTAACTTGTATGAATTCTATGACCCTTCACTACGCAAGACCCATTCTATTGAGTTACCTGAGTTGAATGGGACCAGGGTTTGTTACACTAAAGATGGTTGGTTATTGCTGTATAGACCTAGATCCCATCGAATGTTCTTCTTTAACCCCTTTAGTCATGAAGTGATTAAACTGCCAAGGTTTGAGTTGACTTATCAGATTGTTGCCTTCTCTTGTGCACCAACATCTAGCAACTGTATGCTTTTTACAGTTAAGCATGTCAGTCCCACAATCGTTGCTATTAGCACCTGTCATCCTGGGGCAACAGAGTGGGTTACTGTTAATTACCCAAATCGCTTGCCCTTTGTTAGTAGTATTTGGAATAAGCTTGTTTTCTGCAATGGACTGTTTTATTGTTTGAGTCTCACTGGTTGGCTAGGGGTGTTTGACCCACTGGAACATACTTGGAGTGTCCTTTCTGTGCCTCCACCCAAATGCCCCGATAATTTTTTCGCCAAAAATTGGTGGAAGGGCAAGTTTATGGCTGAGCATAAAGGAGaaattttagttatttacaCTTGTTCTAGTGAAAACCCCATTATTTTTAAGCTGGACCGGACAAAAATGATATGGGAAGAAATGAAAGCCCTTGATGGTGTCACACTTTTTGCGAGTTTCTTGTCCTCTCATTCCAGAACTGACCTTTCTGGACTAATGAGAAACAGTGTCTATTTCCCTAAAGTCCGTTTCTATGGAAAGCGTTGCATATCATACTCTCTTGACAATTGTAGATACTATCCACGGAAGCAGTGTCATGACTGGGGAGAACAAGATCCTTTTGAAAACATCTGGATTGAACCACCCCAAGGCTTCTTGAGCTTCACTGAAGAAATCTAG
- the LOC126692145 gene encoding uncharacterized protein LOC126692145, producing the protein MPQVDLENLVTACAGGSDRKIACETLADGDHRPEQSDQPEVPSDFPPESFWLSKDAELDWFDQHAFYERKDSGKGNVNSTNLNPNLNPSANSNSQRFSLNLNLKSKASILGLPKPQKSCFVDTKSRRNNKQGNTRLFPKRSGSVGKSDSSVVEPSSPKVSCMGRVRSKRDRNRRLRNRQLSSERIAEIEKSAGKRKSGFFATFRALFRAGRRDKPAPRVHAPQIESESPPRKSSAIRARDSTASDFDAPRGSLSEIETPGLGGMNRFASGRRSDAWADDVA; encoded by the coding sequence ATGCCACAAGTGGATCTGGAGAACCTAGTTACAGCCTGTGCCGGCGGCTCCGATAGGAAAATCGCCTGTGAAACGCTCGCCGACGGAGATCACCGGCCGGAGCAGTCGGATCAACCGGAGGTACCTTCGGATTTCCCGCCGGAGTCGTTTTGGCTCTCGAAAGACGCTGAGCTTGACTGGTTCGACCAGCACGCTTTTTACGAGCGAAAAGATTCGGGAAAAGGTAACGTAAACTCGACGAACTTGAATCCGAATCTGAATCCGAGTGCGAACTCGAATTCTCAGCGGTTCTCTCTCAACCTCAACTTGAAGTCCAAAGCTTCGATTCTCGGCTTGCCGAAGCCTCAGAAGTCTTGTTTCGTCGACACGAAGAGTCGCCGGAACAACAAGCAGGGAAATACTCGGTTGTTTCCGAAAAGGTCCGGATCGGTAGGCAAATCGGATTCTTCGGTTGTTGAACCGTCGTCGCCGAAGGTTTCTTGCATGGGAAGGGTGAGATCGAAGAGAGACCGAAATCGGAGACTAAGGAACCGGCAACTCTCCTCCGAACGGATCGCCGAGATTGAAAAATCGGCCGGGAAACGAAAATCCGGATTTTTCGCCACTTTTCGTGCTCTTTTCCGAGCCGGTCGGCGTGACAAACCGGCGCCTAGAGTTCACGCGCCGCAGATTGAGTCCGAATCGCCTCCGAGGAAGAGTTCGGCGATTAGAGCGCGTGACAGTACGGCTTCCGATTTCGACGCGCCGAGAGGGAGCTTATCGGAGATTGAAACGCCCGGTTTGGGCGGAATGAACCGGTTCGCATCCGGAAGAAGATCAGACGCTTGGGCCGATGACGTGGCTTGA
- the LOC126692146 gene encoding uncharacterized protein LOC126692146, whose product MGCASSKLFRKELKRELFFNNGGGESLNHVVSLTSSTYGVLNLDNEKPIKECVSETKKLQRSPPPHPPRSRREEPEVINAWELMEGLEEEGIPIPKKSPKPRVFLRGFTDFDSRLSPAKFSGSPKKAMRFSGKENKGRVSLFRSDCSPKRILKSKNFSENSCKAVLNFSYPVKGSPIGAKKVESPGSDLGYLSRRQSYSPLFDPELVENYERELSEEEEQIKRMVSPNAKLRRARNTQVLESSLLHSFVMKCPPGGENAVVIYTTTLRGIRKTFEDCNKVRSIIESYCIQVLERDISMDSGLKEELRGLMGTKDVRVPLVFVKGRLIGGVDEVVKLEEEGKLSTLFDGIPRALGGCEGCAGVRFVMCMNCSGSCKVLDVEQKKMVRCGGCNENGLIQCPICC is encoded by the coding sequence ATGGGTTGTGCTTCTTCAAAACTGTTCAGAAAAGAACTCAAGCGAGAGTTATTTTTCAACAATGGCGGCGGAGAGTCTTTGAACCACGTTGTGTCTCTCACTTCGAGCACCTATGGGGTTCTCAACTTGGACAATGAGAAACCCATCAAAGAGTGTGTCTCAGAGACCAAGAAATTGCAGAGATCTCCTCCTCCTCATCCTCCTCGTTCTCGTCGTGAAGAGCCAGAGGTTATTAATGCTTGGGAACTCATGGAAGGtcttgaagaagaaggaatacCCATTCCAAAGAAGAGCCCGAAACCCCGGGTTTTTCTTCGTGGGTTTACTGATTTTGATTCCAGGCTAAGTCCAGCGAAGTTCTCTGGTTCTCCTAAGAAAGCGATGAGATTTTCTGGGAAAGAGAATAAAGGAAGGGTTAGTTTGTTTCGGTCTGATTGTAGCCCTAAAAGGATTCTGAAAAGTAAGAATTTTTCTGAGAATTCTTGTAAGGCGGTGTTGAATTTCAGTTATCCGGTGAAAGGGTCTCCGATTGGGGCTAAGAAAGTAGAGTCTCCCGGGAGTGACTTGGGGTATTTGTCGAGGAGGCAGAGTTATAGTCCTCTTTTTGATCCAGAACTCGTTGAAAATTATGAGAGAGAATTGTCTGAAGAGGAAGAACAAATCAAGAGGATGGTTTCTCCCAATGCAAAATTGCGTAGAGCAAGGAATACCCAAGTATTGGAGTCTagtcttcttcattcttttgtGATGAAGTGCCCTCCGGGTGGTGAAAACGCGGTTGTTATATACACAACAACATTGAGAGGGATCAGGAAGACTTTTGAAGACTGCAACAAAGTCCGGTCCATCATTGAATCATATTGTATTCAGGTGTTGGAGAGGGATATATCGATGGATTCGGGGCTGAAGGAGGAACTGAGGGGACTAATGGGGACAAAGGATGTGAGGGTTCCACTTGTGTTTGTGAAGGGAAGGTTGATTGGTGGAGTTGATGAGGTGGTGAAGTTGGAAGAGGAAGGGAAATTGAGTACATTATTTGATGGGATTCCAAGGGCTCTTGGTGGATGTGAAGGTTGTGCTGGTGTGAGATTTGTGATGTGCATGAATTGTAGTGGAAGTTGTAAGGTTTTGGATGTGGAGCAAAAGAAGATGGTGAGGTGTGGTGGGTGCAATGAGAATGGGTTGATTCAGTGCCCTATATGTTGTTAA
- the LOC126692147 gene encoding heterogeneous nuclear ribonucleoprotein Q isoform X2, giving the protein MKKAVTEIGPGVISVELLKDPHNSSRNRGFAFIEYHNHACAEYSRQKMSNPQFKLDKNAPTVSWADPKNAESSAASQVKAVYVKNLPKDITQERLRELFEHHGKITRVALPPAKSGQEKSRFGFVHFAERSSAMKALQNTEKYEIDGQVLECSLAKPQADQKPSGALNSQKSNLLPSYPPHLGYGMMGSPYGAVGPGYGAAGPGYGAAGFAQPLIYGRGPTPAGMSMMPMLLPDGRIGYVLQQPGMQSHTPLPQSRNGSGSSSGGRRGNDSSRGRRFQPY; this is encoded by the exons ATGAAGAAGGCTGTAACAGAGATTGGGCCTGGAGTCATTTCTGTGGAACTGTTGAAG GACCCGCATAATTCCAGCAGAAACCGTGGATTTGCTTTCATTGAGTATCATAATCATGCATGTGCAGAATACTCAAGGCAGAAGATGTCGAACCCACAATTTAAGCTTGACAAAAATGCCCCAACTGTGAGCTGGGCTGACCCTAAAAATGCAGAATCCTCTGCTGCTTCTCAG GTTAAGGCAGTCTATGTCAAGAATTTACCAAAAGACATTACTCAAGAACGTCTAAGGGAGTTGTTTGAGCATCATGGAAAGATCACAAGAGTGGCTCTTCCTCCTGCAAAATCAGGACAGGAAAAAAGCAGATTTGGTTTTGTTCACTTCGCAGAAAGGTCAAGTGCCATGAAGGCATTGCAAAACACTGAGAAATATGAAATTGATG GTCAAGTTTTGGAGTGTTCTCTTGCAAAGCCACAAGCAGATCAGAAGCCTTCTGGAGCACTAAATTCACAGAAATCAAACTTACTCCCAAGCTACCCACCTCATCTTGGTTATGGAATGATGGGTAGTCCCTATGGTGCGGTGGGTCCTGGATACGGTGCTGCAGGTCCTGGATATGGTGCTGCAGGCTTTGCACAA CCACTCATCTATGGTAGGGGACCAACTCCTGCTGGCATGTCAATGATGCCAATGCTTTTGCCTGATGGAAGGATCGGATATGTCCT GCAACAGCCTGGTATGCAATCACATACCCCACTCCCACAGTCCAGGAATGGGAGTGGTAGCTCAAGTGGTGGAAGGCGCGGCAATGACAGCAGCCGCGGGCGCCGGTTTCAACCATATTAA
- the LOC126692147 gene encoding heterogeneous nuclear ribonucleoprotein Q isoform X1, which translates to MPRTRASAATSHNSDVAEKPSEPEKPMESEEQVDLDGDNDPEETMEEEVEYEEVEEEEEVEEVEEEEEEIEEGLEEEVEEDEEDKEAAKGADEEMKVDQAEEDERKKHSELLSLPPHGSEVYLGNIPHDSSEEDVRSFCESIGEVTEVRIMKGKDSGGTKAYAFVTFRTKELASRAIDELNNSELKGKKVKCSASQAKHRLFIGNVPRNWGEADMKKAVTEIGPGVISVELLKDPHNSSRNRGFAFIEYHNHACAEYSRQKMSNPQFKLDKNAPTVSWADPKNAESSAASQVKAVYVKNLPKDITQERLRELFEHHGKITRVALPPAKSGQEKSRFGFVHFAERSSAMKALQNTEKYEIDGQVLECSLAKPQADQKPSGALNSQKSNLLPSYPPHLGYGMMGSPYGAVGPGYGAAGPGYGAAGFAQPLIYGRGPTPAGMSMMPMLLPDGRIGYVLQQPGMQSHTPLPQSRNGSGSSSGGRRGNDSSRGRRFQPY; encoded by the exons ATGCCAAGGACAAGGGCAAGTGCTGCAACCTCTCATAATTCAGATGTAGCTGAAAAGCCTAGTGAGCCTGAAAAGCCTATGGAATCCGAAGAGCAGGTGGACCTTGATGGAGACAATGATCCTGAGGAGACAATGGAGGAAGAGGTCGAGTACGAAGAAGTAGAGGAAGAGGAGGAAGTGGAAGAGGtggaggaagaagaggaagagatagaGGAAGGGCTAGAAGAGGAGGTGGAGGAAGACGAAGAAGACAAGGAGGCTGCTAAAGGAGCTGATGAGGAGATGAAAGTTGATCAGGCAGAGGAAGATGAGAGAAAAAAGCATTCTGAGCTTCTTTCACTTCCACCTCATGGCTCTGAAGTGTACCTTGGTAACATTCCTCATGATTCTTCTGAAGAGGATGTTAGGAGCTTTTGTGAATCCATAGGAGAAGTCACagag GTTAGAATAATGAAGGGTAAAGATTCTGGTGGGACAAAGGCTTATGCTTTTGTGACCTTCAGAACCAAGGAGTTGGCTTCTAGGGCCATTGATGAGTTGAATAATTCTGAATTAAAG GGAAAAAAGGTAAAGTGTTCAGCATCTCAAGCAAAGCATCGGTTATTCATTGGTAATGTTCCCAGAAATTGGGGTGAGGCAGATATGAAGAAGGCTGTAACAGAGATTGGGCCTGGAGTCATTTCTGTGGAACTGTTGAAG GACCCGCATAATTCCAGCAGAAACCGTGGATTTGCTTTCATTGAGTATCATAATCATGCATGTGCAGAATACTCAAGGCAGAAGATGTCGAACCCACAATTTAAGCTTGACAAAAATGCCCCAACTGTGAGCTGGGCTGACCCTAAAAATGCAGAATCCTCTGCTGCTTCTCAG GTTAAGGCAGTCTATGTCAAGAATTTACCAAAAGACATTACTCAAGAACGTCTAAGGGAGTTGTTTGAGCATCATGGAAAGATCACAAGAGTGGCTCTTCCTCCTGCAAAATCAGGACAGGAAAAAAGCAGATTTGGTTTTGTTCACTTCGCAGAAAGGTCAAGTGCCATGAAGGCATTGCAAAACACTGAGAAATATGAAATTGATG GTCAAGTTTTGGAGTGTTCTCTTGCAAAGCCACAAGCAGATCAGAAGCCTTCTGGAGCACTAAATTCACAGAAATCAAACTTACTCCCAAGCTACCCACCTCATCTTGGTTATGGAATGATGGGTAGTCCCTATGGTGCGGTGGGTCCTGGATACGGTGCTGCAGGTCCTGGATATGGTGCTGCAGGCTTTGCACAA CCACTCATCTATGGTAGGGGACCAACTCCTGCTGGCATGTCAATGATGCCAATGCTTTTGCCTGATGGAAGGATCGGATATGTCCT GCAACAGCCTGGTATGCAATCACATACCCCACTCCCACAGTCCAGGAATGGGAGTGGTAGCTCAAGTGGTGGAAGGCGCGGCAATGACAGCAGCCGCGGGCGCCGGTTTCAACCATATTAA